A single region of the Kwoniella botswanensis chromosome 1, complete sequence genome encodes:
- a CDS encoding mitotic-spindle organizing protein 1, which translates to MSSAQDEARLQNARETIDSLHDLSQLLQTGLDKNTLSICVGMIEQGANPDTLAAVIKELRRENELLKAQKSDQSVVKD; encoded by the exons ATgtcatcagctcaagacGAAGCGAGACTGCAGAATGCGAGAGAGACAATAGATT CTTTACACGACCTATCGCAATTGCTGCAGACAG GTCTGGACAAGAACACTCTGTCGATATGCGTAGGAATGATTGAACAAGGTGCTAATCCCGATACTCTAGCT GCCGTTATCAAAGAGTTGAGGAGGGAGAACGAACTGCTCAAAGCTCAGAAATCGGATCAATCAGTAGTGAAGGATTAG